One Elaeis guineensis isolate ETL-2024a chromosome 10, EG11, whole genome shotgun sequence genomic window carries:
- the LOC105052881 gene encoding galactan beta-1,4-galactosyltransferase GALS1 yields MKPNPRKDGVCGGGGGGANGGASPSLPFVCLDIKVCIATLVGLALLIAMWQLQPCESFFSSRLSSCPLPNSTSPLPKSKLSSSPLPSPVSNSTSPLPKSELSSSLSPSPVSNSHPAAPKSKSPVFVPPADPNKRVFRAYGSAAALFVQMGAYRGGPTTFAVVGLASKPTHVFGTPWFKCEWVSNNPSAAPVRAKAYKMLPDWGYGRVYTVVVVNCTFPSNPNADNAGGKLLLHAYYSAASRRYEKFVALEEAPGSYNQSQYQPPFQYEYLYCGSPLYGNLSASRMREWMAYHAHFFGPNSHFVFHDAGGVGPEVKAVLEPWVKAGRLTVQDIHVQAEYDGYYYNQFLVVNDCLHRYRHAANWTFFFDVDEYLYLPEGRRLASVLDKLSQYTQFTIEQNSMSSKLCVLDPNKDYSKEWGLEKLVFRNSITGVRRDRKYAIQARNAYATGVHMSENVIGKTTHNTEDMFRYYHYHNSINVLGEPCQEFMPMPAKGKVTWFEGIPYVYDNNMKRMAEVVKQFEKETIGSV; encoded by the exons ATGAAGCCCAACCCGAGAAAAGATGGAGtctgtggaggaggaggaggaggagcgaaTGGAGGAGCTTCCCCAAGCCTCCCTTTCGTCTGTTTGGATATCAAGGTATGCATAGCGACCCTCGTAGGCCTCGCCCTTCTCATAGCCATGTGGCAGCTCCAACCCTGCGAATCCTTCTTCTCCTCTCGCCTCTCCTCTTGCCCTCTCCCCAACTCCACCTCCCCACTCCCAAAATCCAAGCTTTCCTCCTCCCCCTTACCCTCCCCTGTTTCCAACTCCACCTCCCCACTCCCAAAATCCGAACTTTCCTCCTCCCTGTCCCCCTCCCCTGTTTCCAATTCCCACCCTGCAgccccaaaatcaaaatctcccgTTTTCGTTCCTCCTGCCGACCCGAACAAGAGAGTTTTCCGGGCCTACGGCAGCGCCGCGGCGCTGTTCGTCCAGATGGGCGCCTACCGCGGCGGCCCCACCACCTTCGCTGTCGTCGGCCTCGCCTCCAAACCCACCCATGTCTTCGGCACCCCCTGGTTCAAATGCGAGTGGGTCTCCAACAACCCCTCTGCCGCCCCCGTCCGCGCCAAGGCCTACAAGATGCTCCCCGACTGGGGGTACGGCCGCGTCTACACCGTCGTCGTCGTCAACTGCACCTTCCCCTCCAACCCAAATGCCGACAACGCCGGCGGCAAGCTTCTCCTCCACGCCTACTACTCCGCCGCCTCTCGCCGCTATGAAAAGTTCGTGGCTTTGGAGGAAGCTCCGGGCTCTTACAACCAATCACAGTACCAGCCACCGTTCCAATATGAGTATCTCTACTGCGGCTCCCCCTTGTATGGTAATTTGAGTGCTAGCAGGATGAGAGAATGGATGGCCTACCATGCTCACTTCTTTGGTCCCAATTCCCATTTTGTCTTCCACGACGCCGGTGGTGTGGGGCCGGAGGTGAAGGCGGTGCTCGAACCTTGGGTGAAAGCTGGGCGGTTGACGGTGCAGGACATCCACGTCCAGGCGGAGTATGATGGGTACTACTATAACCAATTCTTGGTGGTGAATGATTGCTTGCATCGGTATCGGCACGCTGCCAATTGGACCTTCTTCTTCGATGTCGATGAGTACTTGTACCTGCCGGAGGGGCGGAGGCTGGCATCGGTGCTCGACAAGCTCTCGCAGTATACTCAATTCACCATTGAGCAGAATTCCATGTCTAGTAAGCTGTGTGTGCTGGATCCTAATAAGGACTACTCCAA GGAATGGGGGTTGGAGAAGCTGGTCTTTCGCAATTCGATCACTGGAGTGAGGCGAGATCGTAAATATGCCATTCAGGCAAGGAATGCATATGCAACTGGCGTTCACATGTCGGAAAATGTCATCGGGAAGACCACCCACAACACGGAGGACATGTTCAGATACTACCACTACCACAATTCCATCAATGTGTTGGGAGAGCCATGCCAGGAATTCATGCCTATGCCAGCAAAAGGCAAAGTAACATGGTTTGAGGGGATCCCATATGTCTATGATAATAATATGAAGCGTATGGCTGAAGTTGTCAAGCAGTTTGAGAAGGAAACAATTGGATCTGTCTGA